The following proteins are co-located in the Streptomyces sp. DT2A-34 genome:
- a CDS encoding FAD-dependent monooxygenase, with protein MHTVVETDVLIVGSGPAGASAALALSTYGVRNMVVTRYASLADTPRAHITNQRTMEVLRDLGVEDEVIAKATPQHLMGDTTFCTSLAGEELGRVRSWGNDPLVQAAHELAGPTRMCDMPQHLMEPVLVNAAIARGTDFRFSTVYKSFVQDEGGVTVTVEDRLRGDEYTVRAQYLIGADGGRSKVAEDAGLPMGGQMGVAGSINIVFDADLSEYTAHRPSTLYWVLAPGATVGGIGAGLVRCVRPWNEWLIVWGYDVSAGAPDLTEEYALSVVRQLVGDEEIPVTIKSSSAWTVNEMYAETYANGRVFCAGDAVHRHPPSNGLGSNTSIQDSYNLAWKLKLVLDGVASRRLLDTYTVERAPVGKQIVTRANKSIAETAPIFEALDGLSPQTPERLWANIAARKDATEAAAKQRAALREAIAFKVYEFNAHGVDLNQRYASAAVVPDGTPDPGFTRDPELHHQPTSRPGARLPHAWITSGTRTLSTLDTVGKGRFTLLTGIGGETWLRAAEAQPLDIATVVIGPGQEYEDPYGDWADLSEISDAGALLVRPDGYVAFRHADAAEDAERLLTEALRRILGHG; from the coding sequence GTGCACACCGTTGTCGAGACCGACGTACTGATCGTGGGCAGCGGCCCGGCGGGCGCGTCGGCCGCGCTCGCGCTGAGCACCTACGGCGTGCGCAACATGGTCGTCACCCGGTACGCGAGCCTCGCCGACACGCCCCGCGCGCACATCACCAACCAGCGGACCATGGAGGTGCTGCGCGATCTGGGCGTCGAGGACGAGGTGATCGCCAAGGCGACGCCCCAGCACCTGATGGGCGACACGACCTTCTGCACCAGCCTGGCCGGCGAGGAGCTGGGCCGGGTGCGCTCCTGGGGCAACGACCCGCTCGTGCAGGCCGCGCACGAACTGGCCGGCCCGACCCGCATGTGCGACATGCCGCAGCACCTGATGGAGCCGGTGCTGGTGAACGCGGCGATCGCCCGTGGCACCGACTTCCGCTTCAGCACGGTCTACAAGTCCTTCGTCCAGGACGAGGGCGGGGTGACGGTCACCGTCGAGGACCGGCTGCGCGGCGACGAGTACACCGTCCGCGCCCAGTACCTGATCGGCGCCGACGGCGGTCGGTCGAAGGTCGCCGAGGACGCCGGCCTGCCGATGGGCGGTCAGATGGGGGTCGCGGGCAGCATCAACATCGTCTTCGACGCGGATCTGAGCGAGTACACCGCGCACCGCCCCTCCACGCTCTACTGGGTGCTCGCGCCCGGCGCCACGGTCGGCGGCATCGGCGCGGGACTGGTGCGCTGTGTGCGGCCCTGGAACGAGTGGCTGATCGTGTGGGGCTACGACGTGAGCGCGGGCGCCCCCGACCTCACCGAGGAGTACGCGCTGTCCGTCGTACGCCAGTTGGTCGGCGACGAGGAGATACCGGTGACCATCAAGTCGTCCTCGGCGTGGACGGTCAACGAGATGTACGCGGAGACGTACGCCAACGGCCGGGTGTTCTGCGCGGGCGATGCCGTGCACCGCCACCCGCCGTCCAACGGGCTCGGCTCCAACACCTCCATCCAGGACTCCTACAACCTGGCCTGGAAGCTGAAGCTCGTCCTCGACGGCGTCGCCTCGCGCAGGCTCCTCGACACCTACACCGTGGAGCGGGCACCGGTCGGCAAGCAGATCGTGACGCGCGCCAACAAGTCCATCGCCGAGACCGCCCCGATCTTCGAGGCGCTCGACGGGCTCTCGCCGCAGACGCCCGAGCGGCTGTGGGCCAACATCGCCGCCCGCAAGGACGCCACCGAGGCGGCCGCCAAGCAGCGGGCCGCGCTGCGCGAGGCGATCGCCTTCAAGGTGTACGAGTTCAACGCGCACGGCGTCGACCTCAACCAGCGCTACGCCTCCGCCGCGGTCGTCCCCGACGGCACGCCCGACCCCGGCTTCACCCGCGACCCCGAGCTGCACCACCAGCCCACCTCCCGCCCCGGCGCCAGGCTCCCGCACGCCTGGATCACCTCCGGGACCCGGACCCTGTCCACCCTCGACACCGTCGGCAAGGGCCGCTTCACGCTGCTCACCGGCATCGGCGGCGAGACGTGGCTGCGGGCCGCCGAGGCCCAGCCCCTCGACATCGCCACGGTCGTCATCGGACCGGGCCAGGAGTACGAGGACCCGTACGGCGACTGGGCCGACCTGAGCGAGATCTCCGACGCGGGCGCCCTCCTCGTACGCCCCGACGGATATGTGGCGTTCCGGCACGCCGACGCGGCTGAGGACGCCGAACGCTTGCTCACGGAAGCGCTGCGGCGGATTCTCGGGCACGGTTGA